One window from the genome of uncultured Tateyamaria sp. encodes:
- a CDS encoding entericidin A, with product MTRTRLILMAVLAATALTACETAKGFGRDITRAADAVDRAI from the coding sequence ATGACCCGCACCCGCCTGATCTTGATGGCCGTCCTTGCCGCCACGGCTCTGACCGCTTGCGAAACGGCCAAAGGCTTCGGCCGCGACATCACCCGCGCCGCAGACGCGGTGGATCGGGCGATCTGA
- a CDS encoding GNAT family N-acetyltransferase: MKVDLLTGPDITDALDDVARLRLAVFRDWPYLYEGDFNYERRYLEVYEQSSRAIIAAVYDGDWMVGAATAAPLSEHADAFFAAFAGTTINIDTCFYCGESVLLPRFRGQGVGHAFFDAREAHAWSLGYTQMCFASVVRPPDHPMRPTAYRSLEPFWEGRGYKRMPGVIAHFSWKDVDQGAETEKPLQFWIKDL, from the coding sequence ATGAAGGTCGACCTGCTGACTGGCCCGGACATCACGGATGCGTTGGATGATGTGGCCAGGCTGCGGCTGGCGGTGTTTCGGGATTGGCCCTATCTGTACGAGGGCGATTTCAACTACGAACGGCGCTACCTCGAAGTCTACGAACAAAGCAGCCGGGCCATCATCGCGGCCGTCTATGACGGCGACTGGATGGTGGGGGCCGCAACCGCGGCGCCGCTCTCGGAACACGCGGATGCGTTCTTTGCGGCCTTCGCGGGCACGACGATCAACATCGATACGTGCTTTTACTGCGGCGAAAGCGTCCTGTTGCCCCGGTTCCGGGGGCAGGGGGTCGGACACGCCTTCTTCGACGCGCGCGAGGCGCACGCCTGGTCGCTTGGCTACACCCAGATGTGCTTTGCCTCGGTGGTGCGCCCGCCGGATCATCCGATGCGCCCGACGGCCTACCGGTCGCTCGAACCGTTCTGGGAAGGACGCGGATACAAACGCATGCCGGGCGTGATCGCGCATTTCTCCTGGAAGGATGTCGACCAGGGGGCCGAGACGGAAAAGCCCCTGCAATTCTGGATCAAGGACCTCTAG
- a CDS encoding ketosteroid isomerase-related protein yields the protein MMQIVTAYFEAFNTGDVDGMLACLTDDVAHHVNEGGIRRGKDQFRAFCTHMNRCYAEALTDMVVLVSQDAQRAAAEYIVNGTYLETDAGLPDASGQTYRLPAGSFFDIRDGKIARVTTYYNLADWIRQVRR from the coding sequence CTGATGCAGATCGTGACCGCGTATTTCGAGGCCTTCAACACCGGCGATGTGGACGGGATGCTGGCCTGCCTGACCGACGATGTGGCCCACCATGTGAACGAGGGCGGCATACGCAGGGGCAAGGACCAGTTCCGGGCCTTTTGCACGCATATGAACCGCTGCTATGCCGAAGCGCTGACGGATATGGTTGTTCTGGTGTCCCAGGACGCACAGCGCGCCGCCGCCGAATACATCGTGAACGGCACCTACCTGGAAACCGACGCAGGATTGCCCGATGCCTCGGGGCAGACATACCGCCTGCCCGCCGGCTCCTTCTTTGACATCCGGGACGGGAAAATCGCGCGGGTGACGACCTATTACAACCTCGCCGACTGGATCAGACAGGTTCGCCGATGA
- a CDS encoding low molecular weight phosphatase family protein, whose amino-acid sequence MTQALPQSILFCCDHNAVRSPMAEGIMKKFYGTGTYVQSVGVKNDMEIDGFSIAVCQELGVELSRHRSRSFDEMEEWGDDLSSFDLVVALSPASQRRALELTRYYHLEVEYWPILDPTGLGETREAKLESYRAARDQIITRLTDRWGAARDTA is encoded by the coding sequence ATGACGCAAGCGCTGCCGCAATCCATCCTGTTTTGCTGCGATCACAACGCGGTGCGGTCCCCCATGGCCGAAGGGATCATGAAGAAGTTCTACGGCACCGGCACCTATGTCCAGTCCGTGGGCGTCAAGAACGACATGGAGATCGACGGCTTTTCCATCGCGGTCTGCCAGGAACTGGGCGTCGAGCTGAGCCGCCACCGCTCGCGCAGCTTTGACGAGATGGAGGAGTGGGGGGACGACCTGTCGTCCTTTGACCTGGTGGTGGCGCTCAGCCCCGCCAGCCAGCGCCGCGCGCTCGAGTTGACCCGCTATTATCACCTTGAGGTGGAATACTGGCCCATCCTTGATCCAACGGGGCTGGGCGAAACCCGCGAGGCCAAGCTGGAAAGCTACCGCGCCGCGCGCGACCAGATCATCACCCGCCTTACCGACAGGTGGGGCGCCGCCAGGGACACCGCCTGA
- a CDS encoding UPF0262 family protein translates to MTRIARITLDDANLPPPTPEIEQERKVAMFDLLEDNTFVLPSRDDRPVPAGPYHVGLSIRDKRLVFDVATEADEKAAEFHLSLGPFRQVVKDYFQICESYFEAVKKLPPSQIETIDMARRGIHNEGSRVLQERLEGKAEVDTDTARRLFTLICVLHFGG, encoded by the coding sequence ATGACCCGTATTGCCCGCATCACCCTGGACGATGCCAACCTGCCCCCGCCCACGCCCGAGATCGAGCAGGAGCGCAAGGTGGCGATGTTTGACCTGCTTGAGGACAACACCTTTGTCCTGCCGTCGCGCGACGACCGCCCCGTGCCTGCGGGGCCCTATCACGTGGGCCTGTCGATCCGCGACAAGCGCCTTGTGTTTGATGTTGCGACCGAGGCGGACGAAAAGGCCGCCGAGTTTCATCTGTCCCTTGGGCCCTTCCGTCAGGTGGTGAAGGACTATTTCCAGATCTGCGAAAGCTATTTCGAAGCGGTCAAGAAGCTGCCGCCCAGCCAGATCGAAACCATCGACATGGCCCGCCGCGGCATCCACAACGAGGGCAGCCGGGTGCTGCAAGAGCGGCTGGAGGGCAAGGCCGAGGTCGACACCGACACCGCCCGCCGCCTCTTTACCTTGATCTGTGTGCTGCATTTCGGGGGATAG